Part of the Acidobacteriota bacterium genome is shown below.
ACTTGTGGATGTCGATCGACGGGAAGACTCTGCGCTCGACCAGCTTACGGTCGAGGTGGACTTCCATGTTCCCGGTGCCCTTGAACTCTTCGAAAATCACGTCGTCCATTCGTGAACCGGTGTCGATGAGCGCGGTACCGATGATCGTCAGGCTACCGCCCTCCTCGATATTCCGCGCTGCACCAAAGAACCTCTTGGGCTTCTGCAGCGCGTTCGAATCAACACCACCTGACAGGACCTTGCCCGAGGGCGGCACCACCGTGTTGTAAGCGCGCGCGAGCCGGGTGATCGAATCGAGGAGAATCACCACATCGCGTTTGTGCTCGACCAGCCGCTTGGCCTTTTCAATGACCATCTCCGCCACTTGAACGTGGCGGGTCGCGGGCTCGTCGAAGGTCGAGGATATGACCTCACCGGCAACCGAACGTTGCATGTCCGTGACTTCCTCCGGGCGCTCATCGATGAGCAGTACGATCAACGTTACATCCGGATCGTTGGCGGTGATCGAGTTCGCGATTGCCTGCAACATCATCGTCTTTCCGGTGCGCGGCGGCGCGACCAGCAGACCACGCTGGCCCTTGCCAACCGGAGTTACGAGATCCATGACCCGCGCCGTCATATTGTCGGGCACTTCGAGCCGCAGCCATTCTTCCGGATACAACGGCGTCAAATTGTCGAAATGAACCTTCTCCATCGCCACTTCGGGTGGCTCGAAATTGATCGCCTCGACTTTGATGAGCGCGAAGTAGCGTTCGCCGTCCTTCGGGGGCCTGATCTGGCCCGATACGGTGTCGCCGGTGTGGAGGTTGAAGCGCCGAATCTGGGACGGCGATACGTAGATATCGTCCGGCCCGGGGAGGTAGTTGTACTCCGGCGCCCTGAGAAAACCAAAGCCCTCGGGCAGGACCTCAAGTACACCCTCGCCGAAGATCAGACCTTCGGCCTCGGTCTGATGCTGGAGAATCGAAAAAATCAGGTCCTGACGCCGCATGCCCGCGGGGTTTTCAACCCCAAGGCCCTTGGCCGCCGAACTCAACTGATTGATGCTCATCTCCTTGAGCTGATTGAGGTCAAGGCGACCGTCTGGGGTGTCATCGCCGGTTTTGACGGCGGTCTTTTCGTACTCCTCGATCTCATCCTCGAGATCGAGTGGGATGACGACCGCCTCTTCATTTTTGTTGTTCTTCTTCTTGTTACCCATTTCCATCACTCCGATGCTGTGTTCTCCAGCGATTTACCATGTCATCGATACCGGCCAGCAACTCCCGTCGACCTTCTCCCGTCTTCACACTCACCGCCAGCGGTGGCACCGGCAAGCCGAGTTCGCGCTGGACCGCCTGTTGGGTTCTCGCCCGTTGGCCGCGTCCCACCTTGTCCGATTTGGTGAGCACCACCTGCCGATCGAGCTCCGACGCCAGCAGGAGTTCCTGTAGATCCCTGTCCCGTGTGGTGAGGCCGTGACGGATATCAACCAGAGCCACAACCCCGGCCAGCCGATCCTCCTCGAGGATATAGCGGGACAGCTCACGACCCCAATCCTCGCGCAGCTGCTTGCCGACCTTGGCGAATCCGTAGCCCGGCAGATCGACCAGGTAGAACGAGCGATTGATGAGGAAGAAGTTCAAGGTGCGCGTTTTTCCCGGAGACTTCGCGACTTTGGCCAGAGACCGTTTGAAGAGCCAGTTGAGAAGGCTCGATTTCCCGACATTCGACCGGCCGGCAACCGCCACGTGGGGAAAGTACTCCGGTGGACGGTCGGCTGGCGTCAGGGCCGATCCACGAAAACTGACTTCGGTGATTTCCAAAGAACTCAATGTGCCAACGGCGACGACTCGACCCGCGGCTCGGGTTCGCCGGACTGAGTGGCGACATCTTTTTCGACATTCGTAACGAGGGCGTGTTCGAGCACTTCATCCATGTGGTTGACAAAGAGAAAGGTCATTTCCTCGCGAACATCCTCGAGGATATCCTCGAGGTCTTTTTCGTTTTCGGCCGGCAACAACACCTCGCGGATTCCCGCACGATAGGCTGCGAGTACCTTCTCCTTGACACCGCCGATGGGGAGCACGTGTCCGCGCAGAGTGATCTCCCCGGTCATCGCCACGTCGACCCGAACCGGGGTGTCGGTGAACGACGAGACCAGCGCTGTCGCGATGGTGATACCTGCGGATGGCCCGTCCTTTGGGATGGCCCCTTCCGGCACGTGGACATGCACATCGGACTTCTCGAAAGCCTCGCTGTCAATTCCCAGTATTTCCGCTCGTGAGCGGACAAAGCTCAGGGCGGCGCGTGCCGATTCCTGCATGACATCGCCAAGCTGCCCCGTCAGGGTGAGCTGGCCCTTGCCGCGCATCAACGTGGTCTCCGTCAACAGGAGTTCACCACCGACTTGAGTCCACGCGAGACCTGACGCGGCGCCAACCTCGGGCTCTTCCTCCCGCCGTTGCGCGCGGTATCTGGGCTTGCCCAGCAGCTCGCCGATAGTCTCGGTCGTTATCTCGATGGTTGAGCCTTTTTTGATTCTGTCTTTGAGTACCCGCCGGGCGAGTTTGCGACAAACAGACGCAATCTCTCGCTCGAGGTTTCGCACGCCGGCCTCGCGTGTATAGCGTTCGATAAGTAACATCATCGCGTCGTCCGCAAACTCGATGTTGAACTTCTTGAGGCCGTGCTTTTCGATCTGGCGGGGCACGAGGAAGAGGCGCCCGATTTCCATCTTCTCCTGATGCGTGTACCCGGAGAGCTGGATGACCTCCATCCGATCGAGCAGGGCTGGTGGAATCGAGTGGGTCACGTTGGCCGTGCAAATGAAGAAGACCTTCGAGAGATCATATTCGACGTCGAGGTAATGGTCGTGGAAGGTGTGGTTTTGTTCGGGGTCGAGAACCTCGAGTAGCGCCCCCGCGGGATCACCGCGGAAATCCGCCGCCATCTTGTCGACCTCATCGAGGAGGAGCACCGGATTGACGGTACCGCCCTTTCGCATCATTTGGATGATCTGGCCCGGAAAGGCTCCGATATAGGTTCTTCTATGACCGCGTATCTCGGCCTCGTCGCGAACCCCGCCGAGGGACAGACGGACGAACTCCCGGCCGGTCGCGCGGGCGATCGAACGAGCGAGTGAGGTCTTGCCCGTTCCCGGTGGTCCAGCGAAGCACAAGATGGTGCCGGTGGTTTTGCGCACCAGTTGCCGCACGGCGAGGAACTCAAGGATTCTATCCTTGATCTTTTCCAAGCCGTAATGGTCTTCGTGCAGGACCTTCTCGGCGCGCTCAATGTCCCGGATCTCGCGCGACGCCTTCTTCCAAGGAACCGCCAGCAGCCAGTCGACATAATTTCGCGAGACCCCGGCTTCTGCGGAGACCGGGGGCATTCCCTCAAGCCGGCGTAGCTCGATCTCGGCCTTTTCCTTGGCCTCATCGCTCATGCCGGACTCTTCGATCTTTTGCTTGAGCTCTTCCAGTTCCTCGGTGTTATCGCTTCGCCCGAGCTCCTCGTTGATCGCCTTGATTTTTTCTGAAAGGTAGTATTCTCGCTGCGCTTTCTCCATCTGCTTCTTGACTCGCGACGAGATTCGGCGGTCGATATTGAGCTTCTCGATCTCCATGTCGAGAAGGTCATGAAGGTGATGAAGGCGGTCGATCGGCTCGATGATCTCGAGCAGTTTCTGTTTCTCCGCAGTCGGTTGAGAGAGGTGAGCGGCGAGAATGTCGGCAAACTGGTCGGGATCGTCGGTCTGCAGGGAAGCGAGAACCCCTTCTGCGGAAAGGTGATGTGAGAGCTTGGCGTACTCTTTGAAGAGCTCGACCAACTGGGCCATATAACTGGTCACGGACTCGTCTTCAGGTGCCTGCGACCTCAACCGTTCCACCCGTGCCATCAGACACCCGTCATCGTCTTCGATTTCGAGCAGGCGGGCGCGGCTGAGGCCTTCGACCATCACCTTGATGTTGCCGGAGGCGAGTTGCAGATGTTGCACCACTCTGGCCACTACTCCGAGGCGATGGATGTCTTCTTCAGTCGGCTCATCGACTTTTGGATCGCGTTGAGTCGCCAAGAAAATCTGCTTGTCCGGCCGGCTCAGAGCACGTTCGAGGGCCACAACCGACGGGCGCCGCCCTACCACGAACGGTGCCATCATGTGGGGATAAACGACCATGTCACGCAGTGGAACTGCGGGTAGCTGAACGGTTGAGGATTGTGAGTTCATGAATTCTCTTTTTGATGAGATGTATTTTCATTGGGCCGGGATCGACCCGTCACTGCAATTTTAACTGACTTTGCGAACTACGGGCAGTGGCGGCACGCGACGTTTCACCACCTCTCGCGAGATGACAAGCTGCTTGAGATCCGGAAGGGAGGGAATCTGGTACATGATGTCGAGCATCAGTTCCTCGAGGATGATGCGCAGACCGCGGGCACCCACCTTGCGCGTAATCGCCTCTTCCGCGACCGCATCGAGCGCGTCCGCGGTGAACGACAGCTCGACGCCTTCGAAAGAGAGAATGGTTTCGTACTGTCGCACGAGGCAGTTTCGAGGCTCGGTCAGGATTCGTACCAGCGCTTCGTGGTCGAGCTCGTGCAGATTGGCGACCACAGGAATCCGGCCGACGAACTCCGGGATCATGCCGTACTTGATGAGATCTTCGGGGTGAACCTGGGCCAGGAGTTCGGCCGAGCCAGGCTCGTTGCCACCGAGATCCACGCCGAAACCGAGGCGCTTCTGATTGAGGCGGTCAGCAATCACCTCGTCGAGGCCCACGAATGCACCACCACAGATGAAAAGAATGTTGGTCGTGTCGATCTGCAGGAATTCCTGATGGGGGTGTTTCCGCCCACCCTGGGGCGGAACGTTCGCAACCGTTCCCTCCAGAATCTTGAGAAGCGCTTGCTGGACGCCCTCACCAGACACATCCCGGGTAATCGAGGGGTTCTCCGCTTTTCGTGCAACCTTGTCGATCTCATCGACGTAAACAATCCCGCGTTCAGCGGCATCGCGGTCTCCCCCGGCCGCCTGATAGAGGCGGAGAAGAATGTTTTCGACGTCTTCGCCGACGTAACCCGCTTCGGTCAACGTCGTTGCATCGACGATCGTGAAGGGTACATGAAGCTGCCGGGCCAGCGTCTGTGCCAACAGGGTTTTACCGGTGCCCGTCGGCCCAATGAGGAGGATGTTCGATTTTGCCAGTTCGACGTCGTTACGTCCTCGGCCAGTCTGGTACTCAATCCGACGGTAGTGGTTGTACACCGCAACGGAAAGCTTCTTCTTCGCGGATTCTTGACCAATCACATACTCGTCGAGATGATCTTTGATCTCGTGCGGCTTCGGAAGGACTTGCTCGCGCGATTTGGATTCGTGGACACGATCTTCGGCAATGATGTCCAGGCACACCTCGACGCACTCGTTGCAGATGTAAACTGTCGGACCGGCGATCAGCTTGCGCACCTCATGCTGGCTTTTGCCGCAGAAGCTGCACCGTAGCATGTCACCGTCGCGCTGGGACATCAGACCCTCCTCGGTCTATTGTATATCAAACGAACGCTAGGCACAGCGGTTACCACAGCCCTATTCTCTGGAAACAATGATCTTGTCGACAAGCCCGTATTCCAACGCTGCTTGAGCCTCGAGGATGAAATCGCGATCGGAATCTTCGTGGATCTTTTCGATCGGCTGACCGGTGTGGTTGGACAGGATCTGATTGAGCCGCTCCCGTACGCGAACGATGTCTTTGGCGTGGATATCGATGTCGGAAGCTTGCCCCTGGAGGCCCGCCATCAGCGGTTGGTGCAGGAGCACCCGGCTGTGGGGCAACGCAAATCGTTTCCCCTTCGCCCCGCCGGCGAGCAGCACCGCGCCCATGGACGCTGCTTGACCGAGGGCAATGGTCGAAACATCCGGCTTGACGTACTGCATGGTGTCGTAGATTGCGAGACCCGCAGTCGTCGAACCCCCAGGAGAATTGATATAGAGAAAGATGTCCTTCTCGGGCTTCTCGGCTTCGAGGAAGAGAAGCTGGGCGATCACCAGCGACGCCACCTGATCATCGATGGCGGTCCCGAGAAAGATCACATTGTCCTTTAACAGTCGAGAATAGATATCGTACGCGCGCTCGCCGCGGCTCGTCTGCTCCACGACCACAGGAACCAACATCACTCCACCTCCCCGCCGGCGCGGCGGATCATCTCGTCTACCGTAGCCGCGATTCGCGCTGCATGGCGCACCCGCTCCAACTTCCCTTCGGCAGCTAGGTTGGCCTTATGCTCGGCCGGCGGCGCGCCCTGGCGGACGGCTTCGGCGGCGACGTACGCGTCGACTTCGGCCTCCGGCACCGGCTGGTCCCATTTCTCTGCCAACTGTTCGAGGATGAGCGTGTCGAGCACTTCCTGCCGCGCAGCCGGTTCGGCCTTGGCGGCAATCTCCTGCCAATCGATCTTCTCGGGGTCGACATCGACCCCCTGCATCGCCATCGTGTATGCGTACCGGTCGAGCTGCTCACGAAGAGTCGATTGCACAAGCGACGACGGGAGCTCGCCCTGGTCGATGTCAGCCTCGAGATGATCTAGGACGAACCGGCGCCACTGGTTTCTCCGCTCGGCTCGTTTCTGTTGTTGCATAACGTCGCGAATTCGCAGCCGCAACGCTTCGAGATCGTCGAGCCCGAGGGTGGTCGCGAGATCATCGTCGATCTCCGGCAGGACCTTCCGCTTGAGGCCCTTGACCGCTATGGCGTAGGTGACCTTCTTGCCGGCCTTTTCCGCGTCCTCGAGATCATCCGGCAGGGCTTTGGTGGCGAAACGTTCATCACCGACCTTGGCACCCTGGAGCGCCTCGTTGACTTCGGGCGGCACTCTGTCAGATCCGAGCACGAAACTTGCGTCCTCTTCGTTGTACGGCTCGTCCTCGCTGTCCTCGACCTCTCCCTTGAGATCGACTTCCACCAGCATGCCGTCCGAAGCCTCGTCGTCCTCAGCCGGTTCCCAGACAGCCTGCTCTTCCTGGATCTTTGCGAGCTCTTCGGAGATCTCGGCGTCACTGACCTCAAGCGTGGCCTCGGGTAGGACAAGCCCCGAAATTTCAGGCAGTTCGTACTTGGGTCGCACTTCCAACTCAGCCGCGAAGGAGAACCCACCATCATCGTCGAATTCGAGATCGCGGATTTGCGGATTGGTGATCGGCTCGATTTCGCTTTCGCCTTCGAAGACCTCGCGCCAAAGAAGGCCGGTCAAGTGTTCCTGCAGCTCTTCGCGAATCTCGTCCGCGTATCGCGTGCGTACCGCCGCAACCGGAGCCTTACCCGGGCGAAAACCGGGGATACGAGCATTCCTGCGGATATTACGGATGATTCCTTCTCGTTCGCTTTCGACAACTGTGGGATCGAGGTGAGCCGAGATCTCAACCGTATGGTTCGCTCGGCGGTTAAGTGTGTAGGTCATTCAATTCTCCGTTGGGTCGGGCGTTGCAACGGCTTGGTGCGAAAGGGGGGACTCGAACCCCCACGGGGGTTACCCCACGAGATCCTAAGTCTCGCGCGTCTGCCAGTTCCGCCACTTTCGCGGGAAATTTGGTGAGCCGTGGAGGAATCGAACCTCCAACCTAGTGATTAAGAGTCACTTGCTCTGCCAATTGAGCTAACGGCCCACAGCCAACGGGCACTATACGAAAAAAGCGTGCGGGGGGCAACCCCTCTCGTCCACGCGACGGCCGGTTGCGGGGTCTTGAACACGGCTCTGCGGCAGTACGGCCTATCGGCGTAATTTTGAGGTGTGTCGGGCCGTTTAGCCCGCATTATTCATGAGGCCTCGTAGCGAGGGCGGCGAGGTGCCGTGCCCAGTGGGGTCGGCGACCCGAGGGGCGCGGACAACGCTGTGGGAATCAACAGTTAGGCCGTCGAACCGTGTGGCCGTGAAGCCAGCGAATTCCGGAGCGCAAGTACGACATCGGCGCAGGTCGCCCGGAGTCGCGATTCACTTGTGTACGAGATGCTTGATCTCCGAGCGTCCGAGGTCCGATTCGGCGACAATCACGACCGCCGAAGTTCCGCCGGCAAAGGCTGGCATATCGGCCTCGGCCGAGAAGGTGCCATCTTCACCGGTTGAACCCTCGGCGAGGACCGCGCGGCGCGGTTCGGCGGTTGACTTGAAGAGCACCGAGATCTTGACGTCGACTTGCGGCGCGTTGCTCTTCGAGTCCACGGCTGAAACCCCGACCGGGGCGACCACGCCGTAGGTAAAGTCATGATCCACCGTGGCGCGGAGAATCAGGTGAGCCTGGTTCCGTTGTGCTTCGAGGTAGTCGAGAATGACCTGGTCGAGGGACTGCTCTTCTTGCGGTTCTTCTGGCACCTCATCGCGATACGTGATCGTGGTGTCGTCGTCCGCGGCGATTTGCTCGATTTTGCCGGTCAGGCGCGCCAGTCCTCCGGATTGGACCGCGTCGACTATCGAGCGGTGTTGGCGTTCCATAAGGGAGGCCACTGCTTCCCTGTCAACATCCTGCGCGACGAGATCGTCGTATGGTGTTCGTTGCGTGTAGAGAATTTCTCCGGAGGTGTAGACGAGGGATTCGACGAGAGGGTTGGAGCGCCCTTTGTCTTCCGTCTGCACATGATAGGTGGTGCCCGCGTGCTTGATGTCCGTATTGAAGCCAGTCAAGACCACAGCGGTCAATTCCCTCCTCATAAAAGGCTAACTCGAAGGTTGTCTGTGGTCAATTACACCCCCCTTCATCCGGGCATCAGCATTCATCATTACGGCTTCGGTGCCGCGTCTTTAACGATCGTTTTACAATTCACTGGTGGCACGACTGACGATTCTCTTCTTCTGCATCGGAAACAGCTGTCGATCACCAATGGCTGAAGCCATCACCCGCGCGCTCGGCGGAGAGCGGGTCGATGCCAGATCCGCCGGGCTCAACCCTCTCGGGTGGATCGCCGACCAGACGATTCAAACTCTTGAAGCCCGAGGAATTGCTACCGATGGCCTGTTCTCGAAAGGGCTCTGCGATATCCATGTTGATGACATTGACATCGTTGTGTCCCTGCTCGGACAGAGGGGCTTCGACCACATACCGGCGAGCGTCGGCGGCGACCGTCAAGCATGGGACATCTCCGACCCGTTCGGAGAAGACGACGATTTCTATTTCGAGGTTGCTCGCCAGCTCGATCACCGAATTCGCGAACTTCTCGCCAAAGAGTTCCAACAGGAACTTCTGTCTTCCTGAGAGCTCTCACTGGTTGAGACGGCGTGTGGCAAACTGGGCTCGTGGACTTCGACCAAGTTTACGAGCGCTTTCGGCAGCCGGTGTGGCGCCTTGCTCGCCGGCTCACAGAATCAGAGGAGGAGGCGCTTGACACCACGCAAGAGATTTTTCTCCGCATTTGGCGGGGTCTTCCCGGGTTCCGTGGAGATGCGAAACTCTCGACCTGGGTGTTCCAAATCGCCTGGAACTACCTCAGGGCGCATCGGCGGAAGATGGGTCGTGGCCTGCAAGTGGTGGGCGATGACATGAACGATGTTCAGAAAATCGTTGAATCTGCTCAGGATTACAGACCTGATCCAGAAAGACAGGCACAGGCCTCCGAGCTTCTCGCCCGGGTCGAGGCGGCGCTGCATGAACTCCCCGAGCACTACAGTATCGCCGTGTGGCTGCGGGATGGGGAGGGTCTCAGCTATCAAGAGATCGCCGAGGTCCTCGATGTCCCGATCGGTACGGTGCGCTCGCGCCTCGCGCGAGCACGGGAGGCGTTGAGAGTTTTGGTGGAGTCATGATGAATGAAGCGACCGCCGAACTGCTGAGCCGCCACCTTGATGGCGATCTCAGTCTCGATGAAGAACGGGAGCTTTCGGGAAAGCTCGACGCAGACCCTGCTCTTGCCAGGCGCCTCGCCGAGATGCGGCGCATCAAGGGCTCGATCGCCGCCTTGGCGTCTGAAGACCTCCCTCCCGCCGAGCTCGACAACGTCATCGAACCCCTCCTGCGCGAGAAACCATCGCCACTGACAACCCAGCCCTGGACACGGTGGCTCGCTGCCGCTGCGGTGGTGGTACTCGGTCTTACGGCGATCGTCGCACTCAACCAGCGCAGCCCCTCCGGTCCAAACGTGAGCTCGATCGGCAAGGTGGCCGAGAATCGGCAGGAACCACGCGAACGGTTTCAACTGGCACCGTTGCCAACCAGTGCGCTTCCCATCGAGGAACGGCCGTTGGGCTCGAGCGACAGGCTGTTGGCAAGTCCGGTCCCGGAGGTCGAGCTTGATAACCCGCCACCGCTCGACGTGCGCGGACCACTGGAGAAGGGCGCGGAGATGGCCCGCACAGAAACACGAGCCAGTGCTCTCGAACATGATGCCGAAGCAGAAGACGATTCGGCAGAAGCCGGCAGGGCGGTGCCAGCAGGCTTGGCCGAGAAGGCCGCCTCTGACCTAGCGGAGCGGAAACGTGTCCAGGTCGGGACAGACGAGGGCGGGGTGGAGGCACAAAAGAAACGGCTTCCAAAAGACGCTCGCGCCTGGGAGTCCGCACCGCCGAGGGGGCGGGCACAGCTCTTCGTTTTCGTTGGCGAAGACTCGGCCTGGCGCGAGTTCACGCCGGCACACGTCTGCAAGGCCGGTCGCTACATGGTCCGGATCGTTGTCACAACCGGTGTGGTCCGTGAAGCGAAACCAATTGGTGGAGCCGCTTCCGCCTCTCCCTCTCAACGGTTATGCGCTGCGGATCTCGTCATCGGCCTCGAAATCGAAGACATCGTCGACGGCCAATACTCCGCGGAGATCGTCATTGAACCGCGAGCCGTTAGCAGGAATTGAGCCTGCGCTTCTTTTCTAGAAGCTCCCGAGGGCCTCACGCTCATCGTCAAATACGTCAAACACGGTGATGAGCTGCGTCACCTGCAAGATATCGTTGATTTTGGGCGACAGGTGCATGAGCTTGAGTTGGCCTCCGCGTTTGGCGACTGTCGTATAGCAGGCCACCATTTCGCCGATGCCCGACGAATCAATTGCAGTCACATTCCCGAGATCAAAGATGATGTTGGTCTTACCGTCCTCTAACGCCTGCGAAACCAGCTCACGAATCTTGACGTCGCCTGCGCCGATCGTGATCTTGCCTCCCAGTTCGATAATGCGGACATCGCCGACGTCACGAATATTGCTCTTCATAAGAGTTCACTCCTTTGCTGGGGGACCATTTCGGGATGCAGTCCACAGCTGCGCGCTCACGAACGGTCACTGTCATTGTTTGCCAAGTCCTTGACCATCACCACAGCCGTGCCGCCGGCCGGTGTAGTGCTGAATTCAACGCGGTTCATGAACTGCCGCATGTAGAAAATACCCCTTCCACTGGGGCGCAGCAAATTCTCGGGATCGGTTGGATCTGGTATTTCTTCCGGGTTAAAGCCCTCTCCCTCGTCCTCGACACGAATCGTCACCGTCGAGTTGTTGATCGAGTAGGCGACTCTGACAACCCGGTTCGGGTCCTGGTCGTTTCCGTGCCGCACGGCGTTGGCCACCGCTTCGCGCAGGGCGGTCACGAGCCAGTATTCCTCGTCATTGGCACAACCCGCACGCTGGCAGAGATCAACCAGTGCGCGTTCCGCAACCTCAATATTTTCAAAGCGACTCGCTAGGATGAGGCTGGCTTCCAGAACTTGATGATCCATCATGAGCCGGCAGAGTATAGCAACGCCACGGTCCGACGGCCTCAGTCGTCCTCGCCTTTGCTGTCATCCGGTTCCACCATCTGCAGAATCCACTGGTGGAAATTTTCTTCGGCGGCGGACACGGGCATGGCGAGAATCTCGGGAAGCTCGTAGGAATGAAACTCGCGAATTGCTGAAGACACATCGTCGAAGAGTTTCTCGGGCGTCTTGATGAGGAGGAGATACTCGGAATCCTCGCACACCTTGCCCTTCCAACGGTAAATCGATCGCAGGCATGGCACGATGTTGATACACGTCGCGAGCCGCCGCGCGATGAGCTCCTCGGAGATCTCGACCGCCTGCTGTTCAGTGCCCACGGAGGTCATGACAAGCGCGATTTTCTCAAGGTCAGCCATGGCCGAAAGCTAGCCGAGATCTGTTGGTGAGTCAAGGAGGACCGGCAAGCCACTCGGATCAGTATCTTCGCAGCAGGCCGACGATGATTCCCTGAACCCGGACATCTTCGGCCGGCGCGATCATCGGCGGCATGGACGGATTCGCCGGCTGGAGGCGCACCGCGGAATCCCCCTCGCGGTAGATTCGTTTCAAGGTGACCTCGTCTCTCACCAATGCAACGACCATCTCGCCATCCGGCGCGGCCGCCGACCGTTGCACGACAACGAGATCTCCGTCGTTGATGCCCTCTCCGACCATCGAGTCGCCGCGCACTCGCAGAACATAATGATCTCCCGACCGCAAGAACTCCGAAGGCAC
Proteins encoded:
- a CDS encoding divalent-cation tolerance protein CutA, with amino-acid sequence MADLEKIALVMTSVGTEQQAVEISEELIARRLATCINIVPCLRSIYRWKGKVCEDSEYLLLIKTPEKLFDDVSSAIREFHSYELPEILAMPVSAAEENFHQWILQMVEPDDSKGEDD
- a CDS encoding ATP-binding protein — encoded protein: MMDHQVLEASLILASRFENIEVAERALVDLCQRAGCANDEEYWLVTALREAVANAVRHGNDQDPNRVVRVAYSINNSTVTIRVEDEGEGFNPEEIPDPTDPENLLRPSGRGIFYMRQFMNRVEFSTTPAGGTAVVMVKDLANNDSDRS